One Candidatus Binataceae bacterium DNA segment encodes these proteins:
- a CDS encoding dodecin: MAKEKKMPDKTYKIVEVVGVSEQSIHEAVRNALTKASKTLRNIDWFEVKNIRGAVDKKGEPTFQVEVRIGFRLEGEPV, translated from the coding sequence AAAAAATGCCGGACAAGACCTACAAGATCGTTGAAGTCGTCGGCGTCTCGGAGCAAAGCATCCACGAGGCGGTGCGCAACGCGCTAACCAAGGCGAGCAAGACGCTGCGCAATATCGATTGGTTCGAAGTGAAAAATATCCGCGGCGCGGTGGATAAAAAGGGTGAGCCGACATTCCAGGTCGAAGTGCGAATCGGCTTCCGGCTTGAAGGCGAACCGGTCTAA